The genomic stretch TGCCCGTGGGCGCGCGGCGATGTCGGCGCCGTCGCCACGCAGAGCTTCGTGAACGTCATGTTCGGCCCTGACGGGCTCGACCGGCTCGCCGAGGGCGGCAGCGCACAGGACGTGCTCGAGCAGCTGCTGGCAGAGGACGGCCAGCCCGGCGACCGGCAGGTCGGCATCGTCGATGCGCGTGGCGGGGCCGCGACCTTCACGGGACCGGAGTGCATGGACTGGGCGGGCGGCAGGGCCGGGCCCTGCTACGCCGCGCAGGGCAACATCCTCGCCGGGCCGCAGGTGGTCGACGCGCTCGTCGACACGTTCACCTCGACCACCGGCTCGCTCGGGGAGCGTCTCTCCTCGGCGCTGCTCGCCGGCGACCGCGCCGGCGGCGACCGCCGCGGCCGGCAGTCCGCGGCGATGATCGTCCGCCAGGTCGGCGGGGGCTACGGCGGCAACAACGACATCCTGCTCGACCTCCGCGTCGACGACCACCCCGACCCCGTGCCCGAGCTGATCCGGCTGCTCGACATTCACATGCTGCTCTTCGGCAAGACGCCGCCCGAGGACTTCCTGTCACTGGACGGGCAGCTCGGCGACGAGGTGCGGTCGCTCGTCGCCGCCCACGGCTATGGCTCTCTTGAGGAGTGGGCCGGGGTCGAGAACCTCGAGGAGCGGCTGTGGCCGGACGGCAGCCGCGTCGACCCCGAGGTGCTGCGGATGCTCCGCGCCGCCCCTCGGCCCTAGAGCGGAGCCGTCAGGCGCCCACGGCCGAGGGCCGGTCAGCTCAGGATTGCGAGCGGCTTCTTGATCCGCTCCGCCCCGCGCTTGGGTCGGAGCACGCCCGGCACCGTGCGCGCGAGCTCGCGGATCGCGGCCGCGCTCGGCGCGTCGGGGTCCGAGACGACCAGCGGCGTGCCGGCGTCGGCCCCCTCTCGCAGCGGCTCGTCCAGGGGCACCTGACCGAGCAGCGGCACGCCCAGCCCATCCGCCAGCGCGCGCCCGCCACCCTCGCCGAACGGCCGCGTGATGTCGCCGCAGCACGAGCAGACCAGATGGCTCATGTTCTCGACCACTCCCGCCACGCGCATGCCGGTCTTCGACGCGACGTCCGCGGCGCGCATCGCCACCTTCTGCGCGGCCGGCTGCGGCGTGGTCACAATCAGCAGGTCGGGCTCGGGTAGCAGCTGGCCGAGCGAGATCGAGATGTCGCCCGTGCCCGGCGGCATGTCCACCACCAGGTAGTCGAGCGCGCCCCAGTGCACATCCGAGAGAAACTGCTCCAGCGCTCGGTGCAGCATCGGCCCGCGCCATGGGATGGCGCCGTCGTTGTCGACGAAGAACCCGATCGACATGATCTTGAGGCCGTGGGCGACGGGCGGGATCATCATCTGGTCGACCGCGACCGGCCGGCGTGAGATCCCGAGCATCCGGGGCATCGAATAGCCGTAGATGTCCGCATCGACAACGCCCACCTCCGCACCGTCGAGCGCAAGCGCGGTGGCGAGGTTCGCCGTCAGCGTGGACTTGCCGACTCCGCCCTTGCCGGAGGCGACGGCGATCACCCGCGTGGAGGGCTGCAGCGAGACCTTCCGCTCCTGCGCCGCCTCTCCGCCGGAGAGCTTCTCGCGCAGAGCCGTGCGCTGCTCCGACGTCATCGCATCGAACCCGACGCCGACCGACTCGACCCCGGACACCTTCCCGACCTGCTCGCGCACCTGCTGCTCGAGGTTCGCCTTCATCGGGCAGCCCGGCGTCGTCAGGGTGATCGTCACGTCCACCCGGCCGCCGTCCACCCGAACGTCGCGCACCATGTCGAGCTCGACGACGCTGCGGCGGATCTCCGGATCGATCACGGCCACGAGCGCCTGGCGGATGTCCTGCTCGCTGGGCATGCCCGGAATCGTAGCCCGGGAGCCATGAACCGCAGCCTTGCTACGGTGAGCCATGGCAGCCATCGACGTCCGCGACCTGCGCAAGAGCTTCCAGGCCCGGCGAGGCGCCCCGGTCGAGGCGGTGGCCGGCATCACGTTCTCCGTCGACGCAGGCGAGCGGCTCGCCTACATCGGCCCGAACGGCGCCGGGAAGTCGACGTCGATCAAGATGCTGACCGGGATCCTTCACCCCTCCTCGGGCGACGCGACCGTGCTCGGGATCATCCCATGGAAGCGCCGCCGGGAGCTGGCGGCCCGGATCGGGACGCTGTTCGGGCAGCGCTCGCAGCTCTGGTACCAGCTGACGCCGCGGCAGACGTACTCCCTGCTCGCGCGCATCTACCGCATCCCGGGCGACGAGGAGCGCCGCCGCATCGGCGAGCTGGGTGACCTGCTCGAAGCCACGCAGCTGTTCGACCAGCCCGTGCGCGGCCTGTCGCTCGGGCAGCGGATGCGGTGCGAGCTGGTCGCCAGCATGCTGCACGCGCCGGAGGTGCTGTTCCTCGACGAGCCCACGATCGGGCTGGATCTCGTCGCCAAGTCCAGATTCCGTGACCTGATCGTGCGCATCAACCAGGAGCGCAACACGACCATCCTGCTCACATCGCACGACGTCTCGGACATCGAGCAGGTGGCGCGCCGGGTGATGGTGATCAACCACGGACGGCTGATCTATGACGACCGCGTGTCCGTCATGCGACGCGCGCTGCTCGGGACGAAGATGCTCGACGTGCGGTTCGAGCAACCGCCGGAGACCGTCGACGTGGACGGCGCACGCCTGGTCAAGCTGTCCGGGGCCGGAGCGAAGCTCGAGGTGGACACGAGCCGCCGGCCGATCCGCAGCGTCCTCGACGACCTGCTCGACCGCTACGACGTCGTCGACATCTCCGTGGCCGACCCCCCGCTCGAGGAGATCGTCTCGCACATCTACGCGAGGCCGCTGTGACGCCGTACCTGGCCGGCTGGCGGCTGGGGTTGCTGCGAACGCTCCGGTCGCCGGGCGACCTGGCCGTGCGCGTCGGCTTCTTCGCGATCATCCTGGTCGTCATGTCGGCGCTCTGGGGAGCCGCCACCTCGGCGCACGGGGGCCATCTCGACGGCTACACGCATGCGTCGCTGCTCTGGTACGTGCTCGCCGCCCAGACCGCCGTGCTCGGCGTCCGGCCGCGGTCCGTGGAGGAGATCGGCGACGAGATCGGCGGCGGGACGATCGCGATCCAGATGCTGCGCCCGGTGTCGGTGGTGGGCCTCCGCATGGCCGTCGACCTCGGCGAGGCGTGCGCCCGGCTGGCCGCGGCATTCCCGGCCGGAGCCCTCCTCACCTGGCTGTTCGCGGGCCGGCCGCCGTCGTGGGCCGGCGTGGCGCTGTCCGTGCCATCGGTCGTGCTGGCGGCGTGGGCGAACATCGCCTCCAGCCACGCGTTCGGCGGGATCGCATTCTGGCTGCTCGACGCCAAGTCGACGTGGTTCGTCTACCAGAAGCTCGTGTTCCTTCCCGGCGGCATGCTGATCCCGCTCGAGATCCTGCCCAGGCCGCTCGAGATCGCCAGCCTGGCGCTGCCCTTCGCGACGATGGCATACGCCCCCGGCCGTATCGCCTCGGGCGACGTCAATCCGCTGCTGCTCGTGTGGCAGGCCGGCTGGCTCGCTGCCCTGCTCGCCCTCGCGGCCGCCGTGTTCGCCGCCGGGGAGCGGCGGCTCCAGGTGATGGGCGGATGAGCGCGGTCGCGAGCACGCTTCGCGCCTCCGCGGCCGACGCGCTCGCGAACCGCCGCTCGTTCTGGTTCCAGGTCGGGCTGATGGTCGCGAACGACGTCACCTGGATCGCATTCTGGGTGCTCTTCTTCGACCGCGTCGGCACCCTCAACGGCTGGCG from Gaiellales bacterium encodes the following:
- a CDS encoding DUF1028 domain-containing protein; translated protein: MTFSLAACDLDARQWGVAVASKFPSVGAVCPWARGDVGAVATQSFVNVMFGPDGLDRLAEGGSAQDVLEQLLAEDGQPGDRQVGIVDARGGAATFTGPECMDWAGGRAGPCYAAQGNILAGPQVVDALVDTFTSTTGSLGERLSSALLAGDRAGGDRRGRQSAAMIVRQVGGGYGGNNDILLDLRVDDHPDPVPELIRLLDIHMLLFGKTPPEDFLSLDGQLGDEVRSLVAAHGYGSLEEWAGVENLEERLWPDGSRVDPEVLRMLRAAPRP
- a CDS encoding Mrp/NBP35 family ATP-binding protein, giving the protein MPSEQDIRQALVAVIDPEIRRSVVELDMVRDVRVDGGRVDVTITLTTPGCPMKANLEQQVREQVGKVSGVESVGVGFDAMTSEQRTALREKLSGGEAAQERKVSLQPSTRVIAVASGKGGVGKSTLTANLATALALDGAEVGVVDADIYGYSMPRMLGISRRPVAVDQMMIPPVAHGLKIMSIGFFVDNDGAIPWRGPMLHRALEQFLSDVHWGALDYLVVDMPPGTGDISISLGQLLPEPDLLIVTTPQPAAQKVAMRAADVASKTGMRVAGVVENMSHLVCSCCGDITRPFGEGGGRALADGLGVPLLGQVPLDEPLREGADAGTPLVVSDPDAPSAAAIRELARTVPGVLRPKRGAERIKKPLAILS
- a CDS encoding ATP-binding cassette domain-containing protein — encoded protein: MAAIDVRDLRKSFQARRGAPVEAVAGITFSVDAGERLAYIGPNGAGKSTSIKMLTGILHPSSGDATVLGIIPWKRRRELAARIGTLFGQRSQLWYQLTPRQTYSLLARIYRIPGDEERRRIGELGDLLEATQLFDQPVRGLSLGQRMRCELVASMLHAPEVLFLDEPTIGLDLVAKSRFRDLIVRINQERNTTILLTSHDVSDIEQVARRVMVINHGRLIYDDRVSVMRRALLGTKMLDVRFEQPPETVDVDGARLVKLSGAGAKLEVDTSRRPIRSVLDDLLDRYDVVDISVADPPLEEIVSHIYARPL
- a CDS encoding ABC-2 family transporter protein: MTPYLAGWRLGLLRTLRSPGDLAVRVGFFAIILVVMSALWGAATSAHGGHLDGYTHASLLWYVLAAQTAVLGVRPRSVEEIGDEIGGGTIAIQMLRPVSVVGLRMAVDLGEACARLAAAFPAGALLTWLFAGRPPSWAGVALSVPSVVLAAWANIASSHAFGGIAFWLLDAKSTWFVYQKLVFLPGGMLIPLEILPRPLEIASLALPFATMAYAPGRIASGDVNPLLLVWQAGWLAALLALAAAVFAAGERRLQVMGG